The following DNA comes from Nocardioides sp. JQ2195.
GCCTCGAGGTGGGACCTCAGCACGCTGGGCGAGGAGTACGCCGGGTGGCTGCGCCACGCTCGCTCGGCGCCGTGGCGCGACAGCGCGGCAGACCCGGACTGCGCCGACTTCGCGCACCGCTTCCACCTCGTCCACGAGTGGCGCAACTTCCTGTTCCGCGACCCGGGGCTGCCCGAGGAGCTCCTCCCCGCCGACTGGCCCGGACGCGCAGCCGCGTCGTTCTTCAAGGCCGAGGCCGACCGGCTGAAGCCCGGCGCAGACCGGTTCGTCGACCGGTCCCTGGCCGCCACCTGACCACCTGTCCACAGCCGGACCACCCGTCTCGGCACGCCACCTGCGAAGGGAACCACCCATGACCGACCAGCCCGTCCTCCTCGACGTCACCGACGGCGTCGCCACCATCACCCTGAACCGACCCGATGCGATGAACAGCCTGAACATCGCCACCAAGGAAGCGTTGCTGGAGACGGTGCGCACGGTGGCCGAGGATGACGACGTGCGATGCGTGGTGCTGACCGGGACCGGCCGGGCCTTCTGCGTCGGCCAGGACCTGAAGGAGCACATCCAGCTCCTCGAGACGGGTGACTCGGACGCCCTGTTCACCACGGTGGACAAGCACTACAACCCGACCGTCACCTTGCTGGCCACCATGAACAAGCCGGTCATCGCCGCGGTCCAGGGGATTGCCGCCGGGGCCGGCGCGAGTCTCGCCTTCGCGTGTGACTTCCGGATCCTGTCCGACACCGCCGGCTTCAACCTCGCCTTCACCGGCGTGGCCCTGTCCTGCGACACCGGCGCGTCGTGGACCCTCCCGCGACTGGTCGGACAGGCGAAGGCCCTCGAGCTGCTCTACTTCCCCAGCACGTTGTCCGCCGACGAGTCGAAGGAGCTCGGGCTGGCCACCAAGGTGGTCCCCGGTGATGACTTCGCGGGCGAGGTCGGCGCGCTGGCCGCACGACTGGCTGCCGGACCGACCCAGTCGTTCGGCTCGATCCGCCGATCAGTGGCGAACTCGGCCGGCGCCTCCTTCGAGGACGCCGTCGCCTTCGAGAGCGCCATGATGCAGCACACTGGAGCCACCTCCGACCACGCGGCGGCCGTCGCGGCGTTCGTCGCCAAGCAGAAGCCTGTCTTCCACGGGCGCTGAAGGTGGGGTGGCCCCTCCCTGCTGGGAGACGGCCCGGGTCAGACCGCTGAGGTCAGATAGGCCCAGGTGAACACACAGACGCCGACCAGCATGCCGACGTGGCCCAGCACCGACAGACCGGGACCGTCGCTCCACGAGTCGTGGATCGCGTCCGACGAGTGCTTCCCACGGGAGGGCATCCAGCGCACGAGGATCATCAGCCCGGCCACCACGGTGATCCAGAAGAACGCCAGGGCGACGATGCCCACGAACGCGTTGCCGACCCCGTCCCCGGCACCGGTCACGAGGAAGACGACCCACAGCAGGACCGCGAGCGCGCCGGCCACCGTGTGCACGTTGAGCAGGTTCGACGAGGTCTGGAACCGTCCGGCACCTGCCTCGTCACCGCCGAGACGCTTGCGGGTGAGCACCACGACGAGCGCCGCGAGTGCGGTCAGGATGTAGACGATCCACGAAAGGGGCACGCTCCGAGTCTGCCCTACTCCGCAGGTGCGTTGCCATCATTCGCCCAGTCCTCGGCACGTCGCGCGGCAACGCCTCAGGGACGCTCCGGTGCGTCCGGGGGCCGGGCGCTCGTCGCCTCGTGCGTCTCGGGCGTCTCGGCAGGAGTGCGGGCGTCCTCGAGCTGACGGGCCAGCCGCGACAGCAACGCGTCCACCTCGCTCATCCGGTAGCCACGCACGGCGGTCGAGAAGCGGACGTCCCGCACGTCCTGGCCGACGAGGTCCCGGTCCCGAGCGAGGTCCAGGTCGGGGCGGTCGGGGTGAACGACGGCCATCCCGGAGCCGTGACCGGAGGCGACCAGGGCCACCCCGCCGAGCGCCAGGACGGCCAGGATCGCGAAGAACCACATCATGGGGCACTCACTCCGGCTGCTTGGCGACGGGAGCCGTCGTCCCCTCGCCCTTCCGTGCCGCGACCATGAGCTCCACCGCGTGGTCGATGTCATCGGTGAGGGTGATCAGGTCGAGATCCGCCTCCGAGATCTTGCCCTCGGCCAGCACGGTCCTCCGCAACCAGTCGATCAGTCCTGACCAGTAGTCCACGCCGAGCAGCACGACGGGGAAGGAGGTCACCTTCTGGGTCTGCACCAGGGTCACTGCCTCGAACAGCTCGTCGAGGGTGCCCACGCCGCCGGGGAGGACGACGAAGCCCTGGGAGTACTTGACGAACATGGTCTTGCGGGCGAAGAAGTACCGGAAGTTCACGCCCTTGTCGACCCACTGGTTGAGGCCCGTCTCGAAGGGCAGCTCGATGCCGAGGCCGACGCTGGCACCGCCGGCCTCGGACGCTCCCTTGTTGGCCGCCTCCATGGCCCCGGGGCCGCCCCCGGTGATCACTGCGAAGCCAGCGTCGACCAGCTTGCGGCCGAGCTCCTCGGCCTGCGCATAGAACGGGTCGTCGGGCTTGGTCCTCGCCGAGCCGAAGACGCCGATCGCCGGACCGAGCTCGGCCAGCGCGCCGAACCCCTCCACGAACTCGGACTGGATCCGAAGCACGCGCCACGGATCCGTGTGCACCCAGTCACTGGGGCCGCGCGAGTCGAGGAGCCGCTGGTCCGTCGTCCCGCTGTCGACCTGCGAGCGGCGCATCACGACAGGTCCGCGGTGCTTGTCGCGTCCGTGGTTCTCGGTCAACGGTCCTCCCCCAGCCAGGCGCGGAGCTGTTCTTCACAGCGAAGGATGTCGGCGAAGGGCACGTGCTCCTCCTGCTTGTGGGCCAGCAGCGGGTCACCGGGCCCGAAGTTGACGGCCGGGACGCCGAGGCTGCTGAACCGAGCCACGTCGGTCCAGCCGAACTTCGGGTTCGCCTCACCGCCCACGGCTTCGAGGAAGGCAGCGGCCGCCGGGACCGACAGACCCGGCAACGCCGCGTCGCCGAAGTCGGTGACGGTGAACTCGAAGCCCTCGAAGAACTCGCGCAGGAACGCCTCCGCCTCGTCGCCACTGCGGTCAGGCGCGAATCGGTGGTTGACCCGTACCACGCACTCGTCGGGCAGCACGTTGCCGGCGACACCGCCCTCGATGAAGACCGCGTTGAGTCCCTCGTGGTACTCCAACCCGTCGATGACCGGCTTGCGGGGCTCGTAGGCCGCCAGCCGGGCCAGGATCGGGGCGGCAGCGTGGATGGCGTTGGACCCCATCCAGCTGCGAGCGCTGTGCGCGCGCTCCCCCTTCGTGCGGATGTCGATCCGCATGGTGCCCTGGCAGCCGGCCTCCACGACCGCGTTGGACGGCTCCATGAGAATCGCGAAGTCGGCCTGCATCAGCTCAGGATTGCTCTGCGAGAGCTGGAAGAGCCCGTTGAACTCGGCGTCGATCTCCTCTGCCTCGTAGAAGATGAAGGTGACGTCGCGGTTCGGCTCGGGCAACGTCGCGGCCAGCTTGAGGGCGACCGCCACCCCACCCTTCATGTCGCAGGACCCGAGCCCGTGCAACAACGTGTCGTCGCGACGGGCAGGCAGGTTGTCGTTGAGCGGCACGGTGTCGATGTGGCCGGCGATCACCACCCGGTCATCACGGCCGAGCTCGGTGCGAGCCACGATCGTGTGGCCGTGCCGGGTGACGGTGAGGTGCTCGAGCCGGCGAAGCTCGGTCTCGATCAGGTCGGCGATGGCCTGCTCGTTGCGGCTCACCGACTCCACGTTGACCAGTTGCTCGGTGAGGGTGACCGCGTCCGCGGTGAGGTCCAGTTCGGGCATGGCGCCATCGTAGAGCCGCCCCACCAACCCGCGTGCAACGCGCCCGTGCCCCGTGGAGCGACGCAGGGTCAGCGTCGCTCCACGGGTGCTGTGACCGGCGAGTTCGCCCACCGCACCGCACACGTCGTACGGCGCCACGCGGCGCAGCGGTCGCCCGGAACCGGTGACGAGTCCCTGCCCGACGACCGCTACACCCAGACGTTCGCCTGGATCGCCGCCAACGCGGACGGGCTCGCCCTGACCTGATCCCCCTCGGTCGAGCGGCCGCGCGGACGGTCAGTCGGTGGCGACGGCCACGCCGACGCGGGCCTTCTGTCCCTCGCCCACGACCACGTCGGCGCCACCGGACTCACCGTCGCCGGCGTCACCCGCACCACCCTCGTCGTGGAGCACCGTGGTGGCGAGCGTCTCCCCCGCGATCAGCGACTCGTGGGTACGCGCCGCGGACAACACCAGGGGGTCACCACCGATGGTCAGCGTGATCCGGTCGGAGACGTCGAGGCCGGCGTCACGGCGCGCCTGCTGCACAGCGCGCACCAGGTCACGGGCCAGTCCCTCGGCAGCCAGCTCCGCGGTGACCACGGTGTCCAGCACGACGAACCCGCCGCGCGGGAGCATGCCGGTCGCGGAGTCGTCGCCCGACGCCGCCACCGTCTCGAGGGTGAACTCACCCTCGACCAGTGCCAGGCCTCCGGAGGTCACGGTCCCGTCGTCGGCCACGGACCAGTCGCCGGTCTTCGAGCCCTTGATCGCGTGCTGCACGTCCTTGCCGAGACGAGGTCCGGCCGCCCGCGCGTTCACGGTCAGCTTCTGCGAGACGCCGTACGACGCGGCCTCGGGGTCGGCGAGATCGAGCAGGCGGACCTGCTTGACGTTGACCTCGTCGGAGACGATCGACTCGAAGCCGGACAGGTCGGCCGCGGAGTCCACGACGACGGTGAGGCAGGACAACGGCAGACGGTTGCGCAGGGACGCGCCCTTGCGCAGCGCGGACGTCGCCGAGCAGACGTCGCGCACGACGTCCATCGAGGCCACCAGCTCGTCGTCGGCCGGCAGGTCCTCGGCCGAGGGCCAGTCCGTGAGGTGCACGGAGCGGCCACCGGTCAGCCCCCGCCACATCTCCTCCAGCGTCAGCGGGAGGAGTGGGGCGGTCACCCGGCACAGCACCTCGAGCACCGTGTGGAGGGTGTCGAAGGCGTCCGTGTCGAGGTCGTCACCGGTCGACCAGAAACGCTCACGCGAACGGCGGATGTACCAGTTGGTGAGCACGTCGAGGAACGTGCGCGTCGACTCGCAGGCGCCCGCGATGTCGTAGGCGTCCATCTGCTGGGTCATCGTCTCGACGTGCTGGCGCAGCTTGGCCAGCAGGTAGCGGTCGAGCGGGTTCTCCATGGTGCGGCCGAGGCACGACTGGGCGTCGTAGCCGGCACCGTCGTTGGCGGCGTTGGCGTAGAGCGAGAAGAAGTACCAGCTGTTCCACAACGGGATCAGCACCTGGCGCACGGTGTCGCGGATGCCCTGGTCGGTGACGACCAGATTTCCCCCGCGAAGGATCGGCGAGGCCATCAGGAACCAACGCATCGCGTCGGCGCCGACGCTGTCGAAGACCTCGCTGACGTCAGGGTAGTTGCGCAGCGACTTGCTCATCTTGTTGCCGTCCGAGCCGAGCACAATGCCGTGGCAGATCACCGAGCTGAAGGCCGGCTTCTCGAAGAGCGCGCTGGCCAGGACGTGCAGCGTGTAGAACCAGCCGCGGGTCTGGCCGATGTACTCGACGATGAAGTCGGCCGGGAAGTGACCCTCGGAGTCGTCGGTGCCGGCGAACCACTCGGCGTTCTCGAAGGGGTAGTGCACCTGGGCGTAGGACATCGACCCGGAGTCGAACCACACGTCGAGCACGTCCTCGACCCGTCGCATCGTCGACTTCCCGGTGGGGTCGTCGGGGTTGGGCCGGGTGAGGTCGTCCACGAAGGGACGGTGCAGGTCGGGCTCGCCGGCAGCGTTGCGCGGCAGCCGCCCGAAGTCCCGCTCGATCTCCTCGAACGATCCGTAGACGTCGATGCGCGGGTGGGCCTCGTCGTCGCTCTTCCACACCGGCACCGGGGAGCCCCAGAACCGGTTGCGGGTGATCGACCAGTCACGGGCGTTGGCCAGCCACTTGCCGAACTGGCCCTGCTGGATGTGGTCGGGCACCCAGCGAATCTGCTCGTTGAGCTCGAGCATCTTGTCCTTGAAGGCGGTCACCTCGACGAACCACGACGAGACACCCTTGTAGATCAGGGGCTCGCGACAGCGCCAGCAGTGCGGGTAGGAGTGCTCGTAGGACTCACGCCGCAGCAGGATCGTGCCCGGCGTGACGGCGCCGGTGTCCTCGGAGGTCTGACCACGGGTGGCGGCCTTGAGGTGGTCCATGATCTGCAGGTTGGCGTCGAAGACCAGCATTCCGGCGTACTCGTCGACGGGGTGGGTGAAGCGTCCGTCCTTGCCGACCGGCATGACCGCCTCGATGCCCTCGCGGTCGGTGACCTCCTTGTCGACCTCACCGAACGCGCCGGCCGAGTGCACGAGGCCGGTTCCGTCGGTGGTCGTGACCGCGTCGTCGGCAGCGACGATGCGGAAGGCGTTCGCGTGGCCCGCGAAGTAGGAGAAGGCCGGCGCGTAGGTGCGCCCCACCAGGTCGGCGCCGGTGTAGCGGCCGACCACCTTGAACTCGCCGTCCGCGTCACCGAGCTCACGGGCGTACGCCGGCAGCCGGGCCTCGGCGAGCAGGTAGCGGGCCCTCGACTCGGTGCCGGGAACGCCGGCCTCGACCACGACGTAGTCGATGTCGGAGCCGACCATCACCGCGAGGTTGGAGGGCAGCGTCCACGGAGTCGTGGTCCAGATCAGCACGTGGGCACCGTCGAGGACCGGGTCGTCGCCGGTCGGCTCCATCACGAAGCCGACCGTGACCGCAGGGTCCTGGCGGTTCTTGTAGACGTCGTCATCCATGCGCAGCTCGTGGTTGGACAGCGGCGTCTCGTCGTTCCAGCAGTACGGCAGGACCCGGAAGCCCTCGTAGACGTAGCCCTTCTCGTGGAGCGACTTGAACGCCCAGATGACGCTCTCCATGTATTCGGGGTTGAGCGTCTTGTAGTCGTTCTCGAAGTCCACCCAGCGCGCCTGCCGGGTGACGTACTGCTCCCAGTCCCCGGTGTACTTCAGCACCGAGGAACGAGCCGCGTCGTTGAACTTCTCGATGCCCATCTCGTGGATCTCGTCCGTGGTCTTCAGGCCGAGCTGGCGCATCGCCTCCAGCTCGGCGGGAAGGCCATGGGTGTCCCACCCGAAGCGGCGTTCGACCCGCTTGCCGCGCATCGTCTGGTAGCGCGGCACCACGTCCTTGACGTAGCCGGTGAGCAGGTGGCCGTAGTGCGGCAGCCCGTTGGCGAAGGGCGGACCGTCGTAGAAGACGAACTCGTTCTCGCCGTTCTCCCCCGCGTCCCGCTGCTCGACGCTCGCGATGAAGGTCTCGTCCTTCTTCCAGTAGTCGAGGACGCGCTCCTCGAGCTCCGGGAACTTCGGGCTCGAGGGGACTGCGGCGTTGTCGTCCTGGGACGAGGCCTTGGGGTAGCTCATCGGGGTCTCCTGCGTACGTCGTACAACTCGGGGCTGCTGCCACGAGGACGACTCCCCAGATCTTGGGGCGACCGCGGTACCACCTCGCTTGCCATGGTTTCGGTGGTCGAGATTGTCGAGACCATGACCGCTTCGTTCACGGCTGTGACGGGCCTGACCGTCCGGTTCTAGTGAGGCCACCCGACTGCCTAGGTGACCCGTTCTTCCGGAAGCTCGCCGCTGATGACGGCTCGAACGCTGTTGCACCGAGGATAGCCCCGCCCCGGCAGTGGCGACCAATCCTTTGCGGCTGGCGCTGCTGAGGAAGCTCATCTCGCATCACGCAGCCGGCGTCGGGATGCCAGTCCTCCCGGCGCCGTTCACGTTTCGACGGTCGGCTCAGTCGTCTGGGCGGCCGACCGTAGAGTTGGCCCCGTGACTGACAC
Coding sequences within:
- a CDS encoding enoyl-CoA hydratase-related protein, yielding MTDQPVLLDVTDGVATITLNRPDAMNSLNIATKEALLETVRTVAEDDDVRCVVLTGTGRAFCVGQDLKEHIQLLETGDSDALFTTVDKHYNPTVTLLATMNKPVIAAVQGIAAGAGASLAFACDFRILSDTAGFNLAFTGVALSCDTGASWTLPRLVGQAKALELLYFPSTLSADESKELGLATKVVPGDDFAGEVGALAARLAAGPTQSFGSIRRSVANSAGASFEDAVAFESAMMQHTGATSDHAAAVAAFVAKQKPVFHGR
- a CDS encoding DivIVA domain-containing protein — its product is MMWFFAILAVLALGGVALVASGHGSGMAVVHPDRPDLDLARDRDLVGQDVRDVRFSTAVRGYRMSEVDALLSRLARQLEDARTPAETPETHEATSARPPDAPERP
- a CDS encoding TIGR00730 family Rossman fold protein — translated: MRRSQVDSGTTDQRLLDSRGPSDWVHTDPWRVLRIQSEFVEGFGALAELGPAIGVFGSARTKPDDPFYAQAEELGRKLVDAGFAVITGGGPGAMEAANKGASEAGGASVGLGIELPFETGLNQWVDKGVNFRYFFARKTMFVKYSQGFVVLPGGVGTLDELFEAVTLVQTQKVTSFPVVLLGVDYWSGLIDWLRRTVLAEGKISEADLDLITLTDDIDHAVELMVAARKGEGTTAPVAKQPE
- the dapE gene encoding succinyl-diaminopimelate desuccinylase; this translates as MPELDLTADAVTLTEQLVNVESVSRNEQAIADLIETELRRLEHLTVTRHGHTIVARTELGRDDRVVIAGHIDTVPLNDNLPARRDDTLLHGLGSCDMKGGVAVALKLAATLPEPNRDVTFIFYEAEEIDAEFNGLFQLSQSNPELMQADFAILMEPSNAVVEAGCQGTMRIDIRTKGERAHSARSWMGSNAIHAAAPILARLAAYEPRKPVIDGLEYHEGLNAVFIEGGVAGNVLPDECVVRVNHRFAPDRSGDEAEAFLREFFEGFEFTVTDFGDAALPGLSVPAAAAFLEAVGGEANPKFGWTDVARFSSLGVPAVNFGPGDPLLAHKQEEHVPFADILRCEEQLRAWLGEDR
- the ileS gene encoding isoleucine--tRNA ligase — its product is MSYPKASSQDDNAAVPSSPKFPELEERVLDYWKKDETFIASVEQRDAGENGENEFVFYDGPPFANGLPHYGHLLTGYVKDVVPRYQTMRGKRVERRFGWDTHGLPAELEAMRQLGLKTTDEIHEMGIEKFNDAARSSVLKYTGDWEQYVTRQARWVDFENDYKTLNPEYMESVIWAFKSLHEKGYVYEGFRVLPYCWNDETPLSNHELRMDDDVYKNRQDPAVTVGFVMEPTGDDPVLDGAHVLIWTTTPWTLPSNLAVMVGSDIDYVVVEAGVPGTESRARYLLAEARLPAYARELGDADGEFKVVGRYTGADLVGRTYAPAFSYFAGHANAFRIVAADDAVTTTDGTGLVHSAGAFGEVDKEVTDREGIEAVMPVGKDGRFTHPVDEYAGMLVFDANLQIMDHLKAATRGQTSEDTGAVTPGTILLRRESYEHSYPHCWRCREPLIYKGVSSWFVEVTAFKDKMLELNEQIRWVPDHIQQGQFGKWLANARDWSITRNRFWGSPVPVWKSDDEAHPRIDVYGSFEEIERDFGRLPRNAAGEPDLHRPFVDDLTRPNPDDPTGKSTMRRVEDVLDVWFDSGSMSYAQVHYPFENAEWFAGTDDSEGHFPADFIVEYIGQTRGWFYTLHVLASALFEKPAFSSVICHGIVLGSDGNKMSKSLRNYPDVSEVFDSVGADAMRWFLMASPILRGGNLVVTDQGIRDTVRQVLIPLWNSWYFFSLYANAANDGAGYDAQSCLGRTMENPLDRYLLAKLRQHVETMTQQMDAYDIAGACESTRTFLDVLTNWYIRRSRERFWSTGDDLDTDAFDTLHTVLEVLCRVTAPLLPLTLEEMWRGLTGGRSVHLTDWPSAEDLPADDELVASMDVVRDVCSATSALRKGASLRNRLPLSCLTVVVDSAADLSGFESIVSDEVNVKQVRLLDLADPEAASYGVSQKLTVNARAAGPRLGKDVQHAIKGSKTGDWSVADDGTVTSGGLALVEGEFTLETVAASGDDSATGMLPRGGFVVLDTVVTAELAAEGLARDLVRAVQQARRDAGLDVSDRITLTIGGDPLVLSAARTHESLIAGETLATTVLHDEGGAGDAGDGESGGADVVVGEGQKARVGVAVATD